GCGGCGGTCTTGGTGACCTGTGTCGACACGGACCCGACCGGCAGGACAGCGGCGAGGAACGCGACGTAGGAGGAGAACACCAAGCTGACGGTCAGGTTGCCGGTGCTGCCGGTTGTCGCCTTCGCGGCGGTGGCGATACCGGAGGCGGAGTCCAAGCCCTCCACGGTCAGGATCTCGACCTGCTCGGTCAGCGCGCCAGGGTCGGTGACCGCCCACGCGGACAGGCCCCGGTTGTCGATGACCCCGACCCCGGCGACGATCAGGGTGTCCGCGACGGAGGTGACGATCGCCGGGCAGCAGGAGTCGATCGGCGGGACCGTCGAGTTGATCTGCGATGACGTGCTGTCGAACGGGGAGCCGGTGGCGATGGCGCCGCGTACGACGAGCATCGCGGCAGTGGTAGAGCTGGTGCCGCCGGTCCATGTGTAGGTGGTCGGGTCGGCGCCGTTGACCCTTCGCCACGCCAGGCACGCGTACCCCTGCACCACGGGTGCGTCACCGAACGTCAAACCAGCCTCGGCGGTTGCCCACCCGGCCGGTTGCATCAGCGGGGCGGTGCCGTGGGTCGACGCAACCACCAGCAGCAGGTCACCGGCCTGCGCCTCCACGGGGACGGTGATGGTGACGTCGGTCAAGCCGACCCCGGAGGCGGTGGCGACCACGGTGGGTGCTGGCATGCCCGCCCTCCCCAGTCAGAGGGTGGTGCCGGTGACGGCGAGGGTGAGCCCGTCAGCGGTGACCGCAGCGGAGTTGGTGCAGGTGCGCCGGACCCACACGGCCCGGACACGGCCGGGAGCGATGTCGCCGATACTCAGCGCGGTTCCGGTGGAGGTCGGGACGCTGAACACCACCCCGGGTGGGGCGGTGGTGGCGTTCGCGATCCCCAACGCCTGCGGGGTGCCGGCCTGCCCGACCGGGGACACCGGGGTTGGGTCGACCCCGATGGCGCAGGTGGTGCCGCCGCCGACCTGGGCGGAGATGTACACCCCGGCAGCGTTGAGGGTCAGGGTGGCGTGGGTGTTGCGCACGAACACGCACGCGTAGTCGATGGTCGACGCCACGTTCTGGGCGGCGGTCACGTTCAAGAGCAGGGTGTTCGCCCCGGCGACCATTTGGGTGGTGGCCACGTACCGGCCGAGGCTGGCCCCGACGGTGCCGGCGGCCACGTACCCGGCCGAGGCCCCGGGTGCGCTGAGGTGGAACAGGATGTCGGCGGCGACGATGGCCACGGGTGCGCCTCCCTACTCGCCGGTGGAAAGGGCACGGGTTGGTGGCGCCGGGAACTGCGGCAGGTCACATCCCCGCAGGTGCGGGTAGCGGTGTCTCGTCAAGGAGCGCGCGCACCGCAGCCGGGCCGTGCTTGGCGGCGTACTGGTAACGCACCTGCAACGCCCGGCTTGGTGCGGATCCGACGTGCCGGTTCAGGCGCTCCTGCGGCGGGTGCCACAGGTGGTACAGGGGTGCGGTTCCACGCCAACTGGGCCCGGCCAGGGATGTCAGGGCGAGCGCCCACGACTCGTCCTCGCCGCCCCAGCCCTGGAATCGGGGGTCGAGCGGCACCTGCTCGTACACGATGCGCGGAAGGACGGTGATTCCGCCGCCGTCGAGGCCGCGGTACGGGTCCTGCGTCGTCGCACCGGCAACGGATGCGGGCTTGACTCCACTGAAAACGGCGGTGGTGGCCAGCTCGGTCAACCGGTGCACGTTGCCGTGCGGTACCGCCCACGGGGCACCACGTTCGACCGCGTCCACGGCCAGGTCGACGCCGTGGCAGATCACGTCCGCGTCGGCGATGACCAGCATGTCGCCGTCGGCCCGGGTGAGGGCGTAGCCGACCGCGTTGGCTTTGACCCAAGGGCCGCCGACGTTGGTGCCGGCAACCACCTGCCAGTCAGGGTGTGTGGCCGCCCACCACCGCCGAACCCACGCCCACGCCCGGTCCCGGTGCCCGCCATCGGGCCGCCACGGCACCAGAACGGTGACGGTCACTGCCGCCACCGCAGGTACGCGGCCGGGTCGTGCACCATGCCGGAGTCGGTGGGGGACAGGTACCAGAAGTGCTGCCGGAACACGTCCGCGAGAGCTTCGACGCCGTGCCGTTCGGCGATCTCCCCGTAGGCCCGCCAGTGCGCCCCCTGGTCGGCGGGGAGGTCGGTGCGCCGGTACGCCTCCGCCCCGTTGACCGCCTTCCGCACGAACTGGTCGGCCGACCGGTAGGGGAAATGCCGCACCTGAAGCACCGGCGCCGCCCGGCCACCGGACGGGAGAGTCACCCCATGGTTGCCTTGGTGGATGACCGCCCCGGGTTCCCACCGGAACGCGACCTTCGGCAGCCGAGTCGCCTCACGTTGTCGCCACACCATCGTGCGGAACGGGTCGGAACCGGCCGGGTCCGGGTCCACCGATGTGCAGAAGTGGTTGGTCAGCGCCGCTTGGGCAACCGGGCGGTCCAGTTCGGGAAGCACCAGGCGGATCCGGTCCGCTTCGGCGGTCCACAACTCGTCGGCGTCGAACGGCACAATCCAGGTCTCCC
The Micromonospora pisi DNA segment above includes these coding regions:
- a CDS encoding glycosyltransferase family 2 protein → MAVFGISMVRDEADVVEGTLRHMADEVDHLIVADNGSTDGTRDILDRLARELPLTVVDDPEPAYYQSRKMTALADQAAALRPGETWIVPFDADELWTAEADRIRLVLPELDRPVAQAALTNHFCTSVDPDPAGSDPFRTMVWRQREATRLPKVAFRWEPGAVIHQGNHGVTLPSGGRAAPVLQVRHFPYRSADQFVRKAVNGAEAYRRTDLPADQGAHWRAYGEIAERHGVEALADVFRQHFWYLSPTDSGMVHDPAAYLRWRQ